From Luteolibacter yonseiensis:
AGCCCTGCGCGGACTCTCGGAGAAATACCTGGTCGAAAAGATCCTCGGCGGCCGCGCGCCGAAATACGAACACAGCCTCCCGGACGTGCTGAGCCTGCAACCGGCCGAGCGAGCCGTCCTGACGGTCCTGCTGCTGCGCGGCACCCAGAGCGCCGGCGAGATCCGCCAGCGCACCGACCGCCTGCACAACTTCTCCTCACTTGAGGAAGTGGAGGAAACGCTCTCGTGGTTCATCGAATACCCGCACGGCCCGCTCGTCCGGCGCATCCCCGTCGGCGAAGGCCGCCGCGTCGAAAGCTTCGCCCACCTCCTGTCATCCGGCGTGACGGACAGCCCGCCCGTCACCGCAGCCGCCCTTCCCGCAGCAGCCGAAAGCCCGCAGGAAAACG
This genomic window contains:
- a CDS encoding DUF480 domain-containing protein; the encoded protein is MQHFPEIQLTFQEARVLGCLLEKEILTPGSYPLTHNSLLLACNQTSSRDPITHFTGEEVSEALRGLSEKYLVEKILGGRAPKYEHSLPDVLSLQPAERAVLTVLLLRGTQSAGEIRQRTDRLHNFSSLEEVEETLSWFIEYPHGPLVRRIPVGEGRRVESFAHLLSSGVTDSPPVTAAALPAAAESPQENDWRAEMEARIEKLEYEIAVLKARQMP